The genome window GTGGTTGTAATCGATTTCCGGCAGGTTCTCGAGGTCGGTCGAGATGTCCATCCGCTCTTCGCGGTGGCGGCGGTAGCGCCTTTTTCCGGCGCCGGCATCAGATTTTCTGGGGCGAAATGCGTGGGTCATAGGGAGCCTGGAATCCGAAAAGACTTCGGGTGTTCGCGAGAAGGTGGATCTGCCGTCAGTCTTCAAGGACTGCGATGAACGGAAGGTTGCGGTACTTCTCCGCGTGATCCAGACCGTATCCTACCACAAACTCGTTCCCGATCTCGAAGCCCACGAAATCAAGTAGGGCTTCGTGCCGCCTGGCTTCGGGTTTGCTGAGCATGGCGACGACGCGGAGGCTGGCCGGCCGGCGTGTCTGAAGGAGTTCGCAAAGATGGGCGAGGGTCAGACCCGTGTCGACGATGTCCTCGACGACGAGGACGTGCTTGCCCTCGATGTTGATGTCGTGGTCCTTTCGGATCTGGACGACGCCGGTACTCGACTTCCCGTCCCCATAGCTGCTGACCTGCACGAAGTCGACGGAACAGTTGCACTCAAGTCGCCGCGAAAGGTCGCTGAGGAACATGTACGACCCTTTGAGGACGCCGATCAGCACGAGCGGTTCACCGTGGTAGACCCGGTCGATTTCGGCCGCGAGTTCGTCGCAGCGCTCCTGAAGGCGTTCTTTCGTGAAGAGGGTCCGGAGCTTTGGCAGGGCGGTCACTAGGGACATTGTGTCACGGCGTTTTTCCCTGAAGCAGGCTGTGCACCGTCGTGACCGGCCCGTCGGCCAGACCGTCGCTCGGCGTCACGCTGACCGTCACGTCCTTCGTCGGGACATAGGCGGAACCTGGAATCATATCGAGATGGCCCGCGCTCACGACGTCACGGACCACGGTCCCGAACTGCTTCCAGACGTACCGATATCTCACGATGTCGTAGTCAGGATCGTCGAGCAGTAACGGCGATGTGATCCGGGCCGATAGCGGGCCGCCTTGGACCGGTGGCTTATCGATCACGATCGTGACCGCATGGGGCGGGCGGTTGTTGTTCAGCTCCGTCGTGGACCGGACTCGGAACGGCGCCGAGACGGACAGCTGGTCGTTGATCCAGAGTTCCGTCTTCCACTCGCCGGTCGCGTTGAGGTTCACGTTATAGCGCCACCACCACGAGGACTGGCGATAGAACGGGTTGTTCCACGCCTGGTTTCCGGAGTCGTAGGCCACAGAACCGTTCGCACGTACGAAGCGGACCTTCCAGACGGAGTTGGTGGGAAGGTTCTGGACCAGGGCCCAAAAACCGACGGACCTGACGCCCGTTGCAAAAGTGCCCGTGCGGGGCAGATCGAACGGCAGCCCCGGATAGTGTTCGTAAATGCCCGGGCTGACGTTGAAATCGCGGAGGTAGAACGAGCGGGGCACCGGCCGTTGTGAGACAAACCCGCTCTGTCCAGGATTGCACGGCCCCGTGTGCGGATCGTACGCGAAACTGCTCCCGGCACCGGCCCACGACTCGAAGTGAAGGTGCGGACCGGTGCTGTTCCCGCTGCTCGCCATCAGGCCGATCTGCTGACCTGCGCGGACGGAATCGCCGACTTTGACGCCGACCGATCCCCTCTTCAAGTGCCAATACAGCGAGTAGTGGGTGTCGCTGTGATAGAGGATGACGTGGTTTCCAGGTAAGCCGTCTCCGAACGTGTTCTCGTCGAATTCGCCGTCGTTCGTCTGGACGACGGTGCCATCGAGCGGGGCGAAGACAGGTACGCCTACAGCCTTCTCTCCGAACCCTTTGATGTCGAGGTCGATCCCGAGGTGCCCGTCGTAAGTGTAGTTGCTACAGTCCCAATCTTTGAGGCCCGACGTCGGATCGAGGTCGACATAGTTGTTCGGGAACACGTCTTCTCCGAGGACTCCGCCGAAGGGATAGACGAGATAGGGGCTTTGGCTCGCGGTACCGCGGCCGGCGTGTTCCTTCCCAAAGCTTTGGACGGCTTCTTCAGCAGACCGTCGTTCGTCCGCCGTCAGGCAGTCGGCCAGTCGCGTTTCAATGGGGCCGCCACCGTGCCCTTCGGAGAAAGCGACGAGAAACGGGGCCGCGAAGAAAAGGACGGACATTGGCATTGGTCGACCCTTAAGGCGCTTTGCCCTGCAAGAGACTGTGGATCGTCGTCGTCGGCCCTTCAATGAGGCCGTCGTTAGGTGTGATCGACAAGGAAACGTCCTTGTTCGGTCTGAAACTTCCCACCGGGATCATGTCCGTTCGAGCGGCGGACCACGTGTCGCGCACGACCTTACCGTTTTGCTTCCAAACGTAGTGGTAACGGATCAAGTCGTGGTCAGGATCTGCGGCGATCTGTTGTCCGGCCACGCGGACGCAAAGCGGACCCTCGGGCGAAGGCATCGGCAGGATCGTGGCCTGAACGCCTGCAGGTGGCCTGTTCAATTGCGTGGAGAAGGAGTTCACGACCCTTAGGGGCGACGACGCCAAGATTTCTCCGTTCACACTGTACTCGACGGTCCAAGTTCCTGGAGAAGACAATGAGACGAACTGCTGATGAGCCACAGTTGCGAAGGTCGCTGAACCACCCAAGGACTGCAGATTGCTGTCGAAACCGACCGTGCCGTTGGGCCGCAAGAACCGGAGCCGATACTTCGAACTCGTCGTAATGTTCAGTAGCGTCGCGTAGACCCGGACGGTCAGTCCCGCCTTGACGAACGTTCCCCGTCGGGCGGCTTCGAATGGGGGATAGGTCT of Armatimonadota bacterium contains these proteins:
- the hpt gene encoding hypoxanthine phosphoribosyltransferase encodes the protein MSLVTALPKLRTLFTKERLQERCDELAAEIDRVYHGEPLVLIGVLKGSYMFLSDLSRRLECNCSVDFVQVSSYGDGKSSTGVVQIRKDHDINIEGKHVLVVEDIVDTGLTLAHLCELLQTRRPASLRVVAMLSKPEARRHEALLDFVGFEIGNEFVVGYGLDHAEKYRNLPFIAVLED
- a CDS encoding M23 family metallopeptidase — protein: MSVLFFAAPFLVAFSEGHGGGPIETRLADCLTADERRSAEEAVQSFGKEHAGRGTASQSPYLVYPFGGVLGEDVFPNNYVDLDPTSGLKDWDCSNYTYDGHLGIDLDIKGFGEKAVGVPVFAPLDGTVVQTNDGEFDENTFGDGLPGNHVILYHSDTHYSLYWHLKRGSVGVKVGDSVRAGQQIGLMASSGNSTGPHLHFESWAGAGSSFAYDPHTGPCNPGQSGFVSQRPVPRSFYLRDFNVSPGIYEHYPGLPFDLPRTGTFATGVRSVGFWALVQNLPTNSVWKVRFVRANGSVAYDSGNQAWNNPFYRQSSWWWRYNVNLNATGEWKTELWINDQLSVSAPFRVRSTTELNNNRPPHAVTIVIDKPPVQGGPLSARITSPLLLDDPDYDIVRYRYVWKQFGTVVRDVVSAGHLDMIPGSAYVPTKDVTVSVTPSDGLADGPVTTVHSLLQGKTP